One window of Symbiobacterium terraclitae genomic DNA carries:
- a CDS encoding universal stress protein, translating to MKKILLATDGSDNSLHAARMAGELGAALKDVQVIVLYVAHVPRAYYAVDEFGNKVTPEVPMDVMIRRTGEPILRKTISALGLPEEQVVTEVQVGEPAEEIVDYARLEQVDLIVMGSRGLSPIKELLVGSVSDKVLHTAPCPVLIVR from the coding sequence GTGAAGAAGATCCTGCTTGCAACGGACGGCAGCGACAACTCCCTGCACGCGGCCCGCATGGCCGGCGAGCTCGGCGCCGCGTTGAAGGATGTACAGGTGATCGTCCTCTACGTCGCGCACGTGCCGCGCGCATATTACGCCGTCGACGAGTTCGGCAACAAGGTGACGCCGGAGGTGCCTATGGACGTCATGATCCGGCGGACCGGCGAGCCCATCCTCCGCAAGACCATCTCCGCCCTCGGCCTGCCCGAGGAGCAGGTGGTCACCGAGGTGCAGGTGGGGGAGCCTGCCGAGGAGATCGTCGACTACGCACGGCTGGAGCAGGTCGACCTGATCGTGATGGGCAGCCGTGGCCTGAGCCCGATCAAGGAACTGCTGGTGGGCAGCGTCTCCGACAAGGTGCTGCACACCGCCCCGTGCCCGGTGCTGATCGTGCGGTAG
- a CDS encoding response regulator, with protein sequence MQCRGRLLSGEEGTLAMRVMIVDDHLMLRKGVLSILSNSDLEVVGEASNGQEALELVPKLKPDLVLMDINMPVLDGVEATRKLKAQYPDLKVVILTVSEIDKDLFEAIKAGADGYLLKNLGPEELVSSLRSAVSGEAPISSVMAAKMLKEFRQPRTTTAGKEEGQQLSPREIEVLRLASTGLTYKEIAAKLYVAESTVKNHMRHILEKLHLRNRSEAVGYAIREGLAGDP encoded by the coding sequence ATGCAATGTCGTGGTAGATTGCTAAGTGGAGAGGAGGGCACCCTAGCGATGAGAGTCATGATCGTAGATGATCACCTCATGCTTCGGAAGGGCGTGCTAAGTATCCTTTCGAACAGTGATCTTGAGGTCGTCGGCGAAGCATCGAATGGTCAGGAAGCCCTGGAGCTGGTGCCGAAACTCAAGCCTGATCTGGTCCTCATGGACATCAACATGCCGGTGCTGGACGGCGTTGAGGCCACCAGGAAGCTGAAGGCCCAGTATCCCGACCTGAAGGTCGTCATCCTGACCGTCTCCGAGATCGACAAGGATCTGTTCGAGGCGATCAAGGCCGGTGCCGACGGTTATCTGCTGAAGAACCTCGGCCCTGAGGAGCTGGTCTCCTCTCTGCGCTCCGCCGTCTCGGGCGAGGCGCCGATCTCGTCGGTCATGGCGGCGAAGATGCTGAAGGAGTTCCGCCAGCCGCGCACCACCACCGCCGGCAAGGAGGAGGGGCAGCAGCTCTCCCCGCGTGAGATCGAGGTTCTGCGCCTGGCCTCCACCGGCCTCACGTACAAGGAGATTGCGGCGAAGCTCTACGTCGCCGAGTCCACCGTCAAGAACCACATGCGCCACATCCTCGAGAAGCTCCACCTGCGCAACCGGTCCGAGGCGGTCGGGTACGCCATCCGGGAGGGGCTGGCCGGCGATCCCTAA